A genomic region of Mycolicibacterium poriferae contains the following coding sequences:
- a CDS encoding heavy-metal-associated domain-containing protein, with protein MSTSTYAVTGMTCGHCELSVREEVSEVAGVEDVEVSAKTGTLIVTSSRPVDDAQILNAVDEAGYSAVRVA; from the coding sequence ATGAGCACGAGCACGTACGCCGTCACAGGAATGACTTGCGGACATTGCGAGCTCTCGGTGCGCGAAGAGGTCAGCGAGGTCGCCGGAGTTGAAGACGTCGAAGTTAGCGCCAAAACCGGCACGCTGATCGTGACGTCGAGCCGTCCCGTCGACGACGCGCAGATCCTCAACGCCGTCGACGAGGCCGGCTACTCGGCGGTGCGTGTCGCATGA
- a CDS encoding alpha/beta fold hydrolase: MVVRALHVGDDGWPLMGEVVGRGELIIMLHGGGPDHYSMRPLADRLAGRYRVALPDIRGYGASRCPDPTLHRWDQYVSDVIAIIHALDDTCAHLVGAGLGGTIVLRTCLQHPRIARSAVVISAEAIEDDADKAADTDLMDRFAERARSRGLQAAWELFIPDLQPLIANLVAEAIPRADAHSAAAAASIGHDRAFATVEDLRRIDTATLVIAGDDIRHPECLAHSLADVLPRGVLAEVSMSRQFVNAEDMAHAFGPAIENFLRRTSDRDTRVHED; encoded by the coding sequence TTGGTGGTGCGCGCGTTACACGTCGGAGATGATGGCTGGCCCCTCATGGGGGAGGTCGTCGGGCGCGGCGAACTGATCATCATGCTTCATGGTGGGGGTCCGGATCACTACAGCATGCGACCGCTTGCTGACCGGCTCGCTGGCCGGTATCGCGTTGCGTTGCCTGACATTCGAGGGTACGGAGCATCGCGTTGTCCCGACCCGACGTTGCACCGATGGGATCAGTACGTCAGCGACGTCATTGCGATCATTCACGCGCTCGATGACACCTGCGCCCACCTTGTCGGCGCCGGACTGGGCGGCACCATCGTTTTGCGGACGTGCCTCCAGCACCCCCGTATCGCCCGGTCGGCGGTGGTCATCAGCGCTGAAGCGATAGAGGACGATGCAGACAAAGCCGCAGACACCGATCTGATGGATCGTTTCGCCGAGCGTGCCCGTTCCCGCGGTCTGCAGGCCGCCTGGGAATTGTTCATTCCTGATCTTCAGCCGCTGATCGCAAACCTGGTCGCTGAGGCTATTCCGCGCGCTGACGCCCACAGTGCGGCGGCCGCGGCGTCAATCGGTCATGACCGCGCCTTTGCAACGGTCGAGGACCTCCGGCGCATCGACACTGCGACGCTCGTCATCGCCGGCGACGACATCCGTCACCCCGAGTGCTTGGCACACAGCCTCGCCGATGTCCTTCCACGAGGGGTCCTCGCCGAAGTTTCGATGTCCCGCCAATTCGTCAACGCTGAGGACATGGCACACGCTTTCGGCCCAGCGATCGAGAACTTCCTTCGCAGAACATCGGACCGGGACACTCGGGTCCATGAAGACTAG
- a CDS encoding helix-turn-helix domain-containing protein: MMRDGGGITGEPHWGGTALLRPGVLAFTGSIGTTDLHAHHAVQIVTATTPFTMRDEHGNQHRGTKVVVPADAPHRVEVGAPEGTVVFLEPESAPGRSAHLRALRSGWTVAPVLTFTRRRPLAVVVDELIEHLAPAMAADEATTRHRAVDEALRLLPDLVAAGPVSGTELAAQVGVSASRLTHLFTEQVGIPLRRYVLWLRLRLAIICAHAGDDLTGAAHNAGFSDSAHLTRTTREMFGLAPSALSRHVSWDLDTAV, encoded by the coding sequence ATGATGCGGGATGGCGGTGGTATCACCGGTGAACCGCACTGGGGCGGCACTGCACTGCTGCGACCTGGGGTGTTGGCGTTCACCGGATCGATTGGCACCACCGACCTACACGCCCACCATGCCGTCCAGATTGTCACCGCAACAACACCTTTCACGATGCGTGACGAGCACGGCAACCAGCATCGCGGCACCAAGGTGGTCGTGCCCGCCGATGCGCCACACCGGGTCGAAGTCGGCGCGCCGGAGGGCACCGTAGTGTTCTTGGAACCGGAGTCTGCCCCAGGGCGCTCGGCGCACCTGCGCGCGCTTCGGTCCGGCTGGACTGTTGCTCCGGTGTTGACGTTCACCCGCCGACGTCCGTTGGCCGTCGTGGTCGACGAGCTGATCGAACACCTCGCACCCGCCATGGCAGCTGACGAAGCAACGACCCGCCATCGCGCCGTCGACGAGGCGTTGCGGCTGCTCCCCGACCTTGTGGCCGCAGGCCCAGTCAGCGGTACCGAACTCGCGGCCCAGGTCGGTGTGTCTGCGAGCCGATTGACCCATCTGTTCACCGAACAGGTCGGCATTCCGCTGCGCCGCTACGTGCTGTGGTTACGGCTGCGGCTCGCCATCATTTGCGCGCACGCCGGCGATGACCTGACCGGCGCCGCACATAATGCGGGGTTTTCCGACAGCGCCCATCTGACCCGCACCACGCGGGAGATGTTCGGGCTGGCGCCCTCGGCGTTGAGCCGGCACGTGTCCTGGGACCTCGACACCGCCGTGTAG
- a CDS encoding sterol desaturase family protein: MVSTKSPPLTAITAAQAVARYGYVPVMLLGLNGAGVALTAAGAPKYWLLAVMAVAIATAFLVERVIPYDPEWNHDQADSRRDRIHVAVNETLILASVAAIPLLAAVVPAPRLWPRTWALPLQVLAAIMIADLGITVVHVASHKIGVLWRFHAVHHSITRFYGLNGLMKHPLHQTVEMAAGVAPLILIGLPVNVASLLALAVAIQLLLQHSNADYRVGPAKHVLALNEGHRFHHLKWAGIGDVNFGLFTLVWDHLMRTYSYNPTRRFDSTQLGMAAHPDYPTAYGRQLIHPFTPAGGCSLKSTTATKDPTAKKPTLEQG, translated from the coding sequence ATGGTGAGCACGAAGTCCCCGCCATTGACGGCGATCACCGCGGCACAGGCGGTGGCCCGATACGGCTACGTGCCGGTCATGCTGCTCGGCCTCAACGGCGCCGGTGTGGCGTTAACCGCCGCCGGCGCCCCGAAATACTGGCTGCTGGCCGTGATGGCCGTCGCGATTGCCACCGCGTTCCTGGTCGAACGTGTCATTCCGTATGACCCCGAATGGAATCATGACCAGGCAGACAGCAGGCGCGACCGCATCCACGTCGCAGTCAACGAGACGCTGATCCTGGCCAGCGTGGCTGCCATTCCACTACTAGCTGCGGTCGTCCCGGCCCCGCGGCTGTGGCCGCGCACCTGGGCATTGCCGCTGCAGGTCCTCGCCGCGATCATGATCGCCGACCTCGGCATCACCGTGGTCCATGTGGCCAGCCACAAGATCGGCGTGTTGTGGCGTTTCCACGCCGTGCACCACAGCATCACCCGCTTCTACGGCCTCAACGGCCTGATGAAACACCCGCTGCACCAAACCGTCGAGATGGCCGCTGGTGTGGCACCGCTCATCCTGATCGGTCTGCCCGTCAACGTCGCCTCCCTACTCGCCCTCGCGGTGGCGATCCAGCTGCTGCTGCAGCACTCCAACGCCGACTACCGCGTGGGCCCCGCCAAGCACGTCTTGGCTCTCAACGAAGGCCACCGCTTCCATCACCTCAAGTGGGCCGGCATCGGCGACGTTAACTTCGGGCTGTTCACCCTGGTCTGGGACCACCTCATGCGCACCTACTCCTATAACCCCACCCGCCGATTCGACTCCACCCAGCTCGGCATGGCCGCACACCCCGACTACCCCACCGCGTACGGGCGGCAGCTGATACACCCCTTCACCCCCGCCGGAGGGTGCAGCCTCAAGTCCACCACCGCGACGAAGGACCCCACCGCGAAGAAACCGACACTGGAGCAGGGCTGA
- a CDS encoding L,D-transpeptidase codes for MPQATCLPPFRRTAQWLRTAVLAMTVLLIAAACSSSPAAAPQPEVITDKGTPFADLLVPKLQASVTDGAIGVAVDSPVTVSAGDGVLGQVSLTNEAGELVDGQLSPDGVSWSSAEPLGYNKQYTLHAQALGLGGATTTTATFETHSPDNLTMPYVLPNDGETVGVGQPIAIRFDENIADRIAAQQAINVTTNPPVEGAFYWLNNREVRWRPAEYWKPGTKVEVAVNAYGVNFGDGLFGQDDVTTRFTIGDEVIATADDATKTMTVRRNGQIVKTMPISMGKAKTPTDNGAYIIGDRYSFLVMDSSTYGVPVNSPDGYRTEVEWATQMSYSGIYVHSAPWSVGSQGIANVSHGCLNVNPANARWFYDNTRRGDIVEVINTTGPTLSGTDGLGDWNIPWDQWKAGNANL; via the coding sequence ATGCCGCAGGCCACTTGCCTCCCACCGTTTCGCAGGACGGCGCAGTGGCTGCGGACGGCCGTCCTGGCGATGACGGTGCTGCTGATCGCGGCCGCGTGCAGCTCGTCGCCGGCCGCCGCGCCCCAGCCCGAGGTCATCACTGATAAAGGCACCCCGTTCGCCGACCTGCTAGTGCCCAAATTGCAGGCGTCGGTGACCGACGGAGCGATCGGCGTCGCGGTGGACTCCCCTGTTACCGTGTCCGCCGGTGACGGCGTTCTCGGCCAAGTCTCGTTGACCAACGAAGCCGGCGAACTCGTCGACGGACAGCTCAGCCCCGATGGCGTGTCCTGGTCGTCGGCCGAGCCGCTGGGCTACAACAAGCAGTACACCCTTCATGCCCAGGCCCTTGGACTGGGCGGCGCGACCACTACGACAGCGACCTTCGAAACCCACTCGCCCGACAACTTAACGATGCCCTACGTCCTGCCCAACGACGGGGAAACGGTTGGCGTGGGCCAACCCATCGCGATCCGCTTCGATGAAAACATCGCCGACCGGATTGCGGCGCAGCAAGCGATCAACGTGACCACCAACCCCCCGGTCGAGGGAGCCTTCTACTGGCTCAATAATCGCGAAGTACGTTGGCGCCCAGCCGAATACTGGAAACCGGGAACAAAAGTAGAGGTGGCGGTCAACGCCTACGGCGTCAACTTCGGTGACGGGCTGTTCGGTCAGGATGACGTCACTACCCGGTTCACCATTGGTGACGAGGTCATCGCCACCGCCGATGACGCCACCAAAACGATGACTGTGCGGCGCAATGGTCAGATCGTCAAGACCATGCCCATCTCCATGGGTAAAGCCAAGACCCCGACCGATAACGGCGCCTACATCATCGGAGATCGTTACTCGTTTCTGGTGATGGATTCGTCCACCTACGGAGTCCCGGTCAACTCTCCTGACGGATACCGCACCGAGGTGGAGTGGGCGACCCAGATGTCCTACAGCGGGATCTACGTGCACTCTGCACCGTGGTCGGTGGGCAGCCAAGGTATCGCCAATGTCAGCCACGGATGCCTCAACGTCAATCCGGCCAACGCCCGCTGGTTCTACGACAACACCCGACGCGGCGACATCGTTGAGGTCATCAACACCACCGGCCCCACGCTGTCGGGGACAGACGGTTTAGGTGACTGGAACATCCCCTGGGATCAGTGGAAAGCCGGCAACGCCAACCTCTGA
- the ripB gene encoding NlpC/P60 family peptidoglycan endopeptidase RipB yields the protein MEPMARCVRPEKGRVSAFGFRLTGVIVAVVATVLLACTPAASAEPTGGPWDPLLPKIPSAGAPGDPVAIANASLQATAVATQTAMDLGRSFLSSLGLVSPAASPQTSVRGNRLYGAQAIEYVIRRAGTQIGVPYSWGGGSLTGPSRGVDQGAGTVGFDCSGLTRFAFAGVGVLLPRWSGDQYNAGRKVPPAQAKRGDLLFWGPGGSQHEAIYLGGGKMIEAQQTGVPIKISPVRTAGMTPYVIRIIET from the coding sequence ATGGAACCGATGGCCCGATGCGTCCGCCCGGAGAAAGGCCGCGTATCTGCGTTCGGCTTTCGCCTGACTGGGGTGATCGTTGCCGTCGTCGCGACGGTACTTTTGGCGTGCACGCCAGCAGCCTCCGCCGAGCCGACAGGCGGTCCGTGGGATCCACTCCTGCCCAAGATCCCGAGTGCGGGAGCGCCCGGCGATCCGGTTGCCATCGCCAACGCGTCCTTGCAGGCGACGGCCGTTGCCACCCAGACTGCGATGGACTTGGGGCGTAGCTTCCTGAGCAGTCTCGGACTCGTCAGTCCCGCGGCAAGCCCCCAAACGAGCGTCCGCGGCAACCGTCTCTACGGTGCCCAGGCGATCGAATACGTTATCCGCAGGGCAGGAACGCAGATCGGCGTTCCCTACTCCTGGGGAGGGGGCAGCCTCACCGGCCCTAGTCGCGGAGTCGACCAAGGCGCAGGCACCGTCGGTTTCGACTGCTCAGGACTGACACGATTCGCCTTCGCCGGCGTCGGCGTACTGTTGCCGCGATGGTCCGGCGACCAGTACAACGCTGGCCGCAAGGTACCTCCCGCGCAAGCTAAACGCGGTGACCTCCTGTTCTGGGGGCCCGGCGGAAGCCAACACGAAGCGATCTACCTCGGCGGCGGAAAAATGATCGAGGCGCAACAAACCGGCGTTCCCATCAAGATTTCACCGGTGCGTACCGCCGGGATGACACCCTACGTCATACGGATTATCGAGACCTGA
- a CDS encoding winged helix-turn-helix transcriptional regulator — protein MLARTLRAEEFAVDVARSDAAALTAVLGDDPDVVVVCVGSSAHGAVVLDRVRQAAHCGVVALADTEMAPLISRVGVAPIGSRDILNTRIRQTLRRSHQRGEVGGAQRRHVDDLVIDVGVRRVYQRGNVISLTRTEFAILRVLSDDPGEPVTCRRLQEVLWGATQPGGRSALGVHIGNLRRKLGDAPSCPRYVRTVRGIGYCLAG, from the coding sequence ATGTTGGCCCGCACCCTGCGCGCTGAAGAGTTCGCCGTCGACGTCGCACGCTCAGATGCTGCAGCGCTCACCGCGGTGCTCGGCGATGACCCCGATGTGGTGGTGGTGTGCGTGGGATCATCCGCGCACGGCGCCGTCGTCCTTGACCGTGTTCGCCAGGCCGCCCATTGCGGCGTCGTCGCGCTCGCCGACACAGAGATGGCGCCACTAATATCGCGCGTCGGAGTGGCTCCCATCGGCTCCCGCGACATACTCAACACGCGAATACGGCAGACGCTCAGGCGTTCTCACCAGCGCGGCGAGGTCGGCGGCGCGCAGCGACGCCACGTCGACGATCTGGTGATCGACGTGGGGGTCCGGCGGGTCTATCAGCGCGGCAACGTCATATCGCTGACTCGAACGGAGTTCGCGATCCTTCGGGTGTTGTCCGATGATCCAGGGGAGCCCGTGACGTGCCGACGACTTCAGGAAGTCCTTTGGGGGGCGACGCAGCCCGGCGGGCGGTCGGCACTGGGCGTGCACATCGGCAATCTTCGTCGCAAGCTCGGTGACGCCCCGTCTTGTCCGCGCTATGTCCGGACGGTCCGCGGCATCGGCTACTGTCTGGCCGGCTGA
- a CDS encoding MDR family MFS transporter, translated as MTLLSAFRSFGWPSRMLMINQFGINLGFYMLMPYLAGYLAGPLGLAAWAIGLVLGVRNFSQQGMFLIGGTLADRLGYKPLIVCGCVLRTAGFGLLVFAESLPAVLIASAATGFAGALFNPAVRAYLAADAGPRRVEAFAVFNVFYQAGILAGPLVGLALMFVDFRMTAAAAAVVFAALTVAQLLALPHRAAGTPDEKTSVLQDWRTVAANRSFLLFAAAMIGSYVLSFQVYLALPLQARDLFPRNDSVVTAMIFVVSGLVAVLGQMRITRWFAHRWGAGRSLVIGMLILAASFLPLIVLPDDTRAGRVAAATALLVATAVLAVGSAAVFPFEMDTVVSLANNRLIGTHYGFYNTIVGVGILVGNLATGSLMQAARDLGQPWLLWVLLSAIGLASAAALFRLDRRGRLQPEQLTSSAQPPR; from the coding sequence ATGACCCTGTTGTCAGCCTTCCGCAGCTTTGGTTGGCCCAGCCGGATGCTGATGATCAACCAATTCGGTATCAACCTGGGCTTCTACATGCTCATGCCTTACCTGGCCGGCTACCTCGCCGGCCCGTTGGGGCTGGCCGCGTGGGCCATCGGCCTGGTGCTGGGTGTACGTAACTTCTCCCAGCAAGGCATGTTTCTCATCGGCGGCACTCTGGCAGACCGGCTGGGCTACAAACCGCTCATCGTCTGCGGATGTGTCCTACGGACAGCAGGATTCGGCTTGCTCGTCTTCGCTGAATCGCTACCGGCGGTTCTGATCGCCTCGGCAGCAACCGGCTTCGCCGGCGCCCTGTTCAATCCTGCGGTGCGCGCCTATCTGGCGGCCGACGCGGGCCCACGGCGCGTGGAAGCCTTCGCGGTGTTCAACGTGTTCTATCAGGCGGGCATTCTGGCCGGACCCCTTGTCGGGCTGGCCTTGATGTTCGTCGATTTCCGAATGACAGCTGCCGCCGCAGCGGTCGTGTTCGCTGCGCTGACCGTGGCCCAACTCTTAGCATTGCCCCACCGCGCCGCGGGGACACCTGACGAGAAGACATCGGTGCTGCAGGACTGGCGAACAGTCGCGGCCAACCGCTCCTTTCTGCTCTTCGCGGCGGCCATGATCGGGTCGTATGTCTTGTCATTCCAGGTCTATCTGGCATTGCCGCTTCAGGCGCGAGACCTGTTTCCGCGCAACGATTCCGTCGTCACCGCCATGATCTTCGTGGTCTCGGGTCTGGTTGCCGTCCTCGGCCAGATGCGGATCACACGATGGTTCGCCCACCGCTGGGGCGCCGGCCGCTCCCTGGTGATCGGCATGCTGATCCTCGCGGCGTCGTTTTTGCCGCTGATCGTGCTGCCTGATGACACCAGGGCAGGCAGAGTCGCCGCTGCGACCGCGTTACTCGTCGCCACGGCGGTGCTGGCGGTCGGGTCGGCGGCCGTCTTCCCGTTCGAGATGGACACCGTCGTCTCATTGGCCAACAACCGTCTCATCGGAACGCACTACGGCTTCTACAACACCATCGTCGGAGTCGGCATTCTTGTCGGCAATCTGGCCACCGGCTCGCTGATGCAGGCCGCCCGAGATCTCGGACAACCCTGGCTGCTGTGGGTTCTGCTGTCGGCAATCGGGCTGGCCTCCGCCGCGGCCTTGTTCCGGCTGGACCGACGGGGCCGACTTCAACCCGAACAGCTGACATCCTCCGCGCAACCTCCGCGCTGA
- a CDS encoding PLP-dependent cysteine synthase family protein, translating into MNPALPIRHARPSHTRSAQPQRGRNERPATMVGQTPVLRISAPFTSEERGFWAKLEGFNPGGMKDRPALHMVERARSRGALAPGARIVESTSGTLGLGLALAGTVYGHPVTLVTDPGMEPIIQNMLAAFGADIELVTEPHPQGGWQQARRDRVQKILATDPRAWHPDQYSNPDNVEAYRGLALELNEQLGAVDVLVCSVGTGGHSAGVARVLREFNPQLRLIGVDTVGSTIFGQPAASRLMRGLGSSIYPGNVDYRAFNEVHWVAPAESVWACRTLASTHYASGGWSVGAVALVAGWVARNSPAGATVAAIFPDGPQRYFDTIYNDDYCRAHGLLDAAPPRHPATIEDPLTQTVTAWTRCTTVVDPTEVMPR; encoded by the coding sequence ATGAATCCTGCCCTGCCAATCCGCCATGCACGCCCTTCCCACACCCGATCGGCACAGCCACAACGCGGCCGCAACGAGCGGCCGGCCACTATGGTCGGCCAGACCCCTGTCTTGAGAATCAGCGCACCGTTCACGTCAGAAGAGCGGGGCTTTTGGGCCAAACTCGAAGGCTTCAACCCGGGAGGAATGAAAGACCGACCCGCGCTGCATATGGTCGAACGCGCCCGCTCCCGCGGCGCACTTGCCCCCGGCGCCCGCATCGTCGAATCCACCAGCGGGACACTGGGATTGGGTCTCGCACTAGCCGGAACGGTCTACGGGCACCCCGTCACCTTGGTCACCGACCCCGGGATGGAGCCGATCATTCAGAATATGCTCGCCGCGTTCGGCGCCGACATCGAATTGGTCACTGAACCGCACCCGCAGGGAGGCTGGCAGCAGGCTCGCCGTGACCGCGTGCAGAAGATCTTGGCCACCGACCCGCGCGCGTGGCATCCCGATCAATACAGCAACCCCGATAACGTCGAGGCCTACCGCGGGCTCGCGTTGGAACTGAACGAACAACTCGGCGCCGTTGACGTCCTGGTGTGCTCGGTGGGCACCGGAGGTCATTCGGCCGGCGTCGCACGCGTCCTTCGCGAATTTAACCCGCAGCTGCGGCTGATCGGCGTCGACACGGTGGGCTCGACGATCTTCGGCCAGCCCGCGGCTTCTCGGCTCATGCGCGGCCTGGGATCGAGCATCTATCCCGGCAACGTCGACTACCGGGCGTTCAACGAAGTGCATTGGGTGGCCCCCGCGGAGTCGGTGTGGGCATGCCGCACCCTGGCGTCCACTCACTACGCCAGTGGCGGCTGGAGTGTCGGTGCGGTCGCCCTAGTTGCAGGCTGGGTCGCACGCAATAGCCCTGCCGGAGCCACTGTCGCAGCGATCTTCCCGGACGGTCCGCAACGCTACTTCGACACCATCTACAACGACGATTACTGCCGCGCGCACGGCCTGCTCGACGCAGCGCCCCCACGGCATCCCGCCACCATTGAGGACCCGCTGACCCAGACTGTCACGGCGTGGACGCGATGCACCACCGTTGTCGACCCCACTGAGGTGATGCCACGATGA
- the lpqS gene encoding putative copper homeostasis (lipo)protein LpqS: MKYFDANSGQRRRAIVAALIAFWTVIVGAEWALPGVNAAPTHGPHTLAASAVGAPMSVELDHPHVSQPDAECTPDTLAEAILPRGTVSLIALALGLVVAVLPLLWCQAAKAPIRGPPRDACALRTGRDVLAHLCIARR; encoded by the coding sequence GTGAAGTACTTCGACGCGAACTCTGGACAACGCCGCCGCGCCATCGTCGCGGCGTTGATCGCGTTCTGGACCGTCATCGTCGGAGCCGAGTGGGCACTGCCCGGCGTGAATGCGGCACCTACGCACGGACCGCACACACTGGCCGCCAGTGCGGTCGGTGCGCCGATGTCTGTTGAACTTGACCACCCTCACGTCTCCCAACCCGACGCCGAGTGCACGCCCGACACCCTGGCCGAAGCGATCCTGCCGCGGGGAACGGTCTCCCTGATCGCGCTCGCGTTGGGGCTCGTCGTGGCTGTACTTCCGCTGCTGTGGTGCCAGGCGGCGAAGGCGCCTATCCGCGGGCCTCCACGGGACGCCTGCGCCCTGCGGACCGGCAGGGACGTGCTCGCCCATCTGTGTATCGCGCGCCGCTGA
- a CDS encoding M56 family metallopeptidase: MTAALWLLLYGSALAWWAPPVLRRMTSHGISPHMGVAAWLATVAATLAAWLVALIMVIGATTDSIRTGAVVTLCLELFGFSEHTPMAGRIGSVVLIAVGTLTSGFVVMRIGRCLSRLRARSHEHARAARIVGRPTDHPNVVVVEADRPAAYCVVGRPNAIIVTSAAMKSLNRSQLKAVLAHENAHISGHHHHILMALRALGGTLPRLPLFATAPHRVGELLEMCADDTAVRRVGTHPLLAGLSALAGEHPPAREGLAAAGTAVIARAQRLLTPTRRHVRWRHRICLTAAITAMLATPALIQVLCHH, translated from the coding sequence ATGACCGCCGCGCTGTGGCTGCTCCTCTATGGCAGCGCGCTGGCCTGGTGGGCGCCACCGGTTCTGAGGCGGATGACCAGTCACGGCATCAGCCCCCATATGGGAGTGGCCGCCTGGCTGGCCACCGTCGCCGCGACGCTGGCGGCGTGGCTCGTCGCGCTGATCATGGTCATCGGCGCAACGACGGACAGTATTCGTACGGGCGCGGTCGTGACGCTGTGCCTGGAGCTGTTTGGCTTCTCCGAGCACACCCCCATGGCCGGACGAATCGGTTCTGTTGTTCTCATCGCAGTAGGAACCCTGACGTCAGGGTTCGTCGTAATGCGGATCGGTCGCTGCTTGTCGCGGCTGCGTGCGCGAAGTCACGAGCACGCGCGTGCCGCGCGGATCGTCGGCCGACCCACCGACCATCCCAATGTGGTGGTCGTGGAGGCCGACCGGCCTGCTGCCTACTGCGTGGTCGGACGCCCGAACGCCATCATCGTCACCTCCGCGGCGATGAAGTCGTTGAACCGATCACAGCTCAAAGCGGTTCTGGCGCATGAAAACGCGCACATCTCCGGGCACCACCACCACATCCTCATGGCGCTCCGCGCTTTGGGGGGCACACTGCCGCGGCTTCCGCTTTTCGCGACGGCCCCTCATCGTGTGGGTGAACTGCTGGAGATGTGCGCTGACGACACCGCCGTGCGCCGCGTCGGCACGCATCCGCTGTTGGCTGGATTATCTGCTCTGGCCGGAGAACACCCGCCTGCACGGGAAGGCCTCGCCGCGGCGGGAACAGCGGTCATCGCGCGAGCGCAGCGCCTGCTCACCCCCACACGCCGGCACGTGCGATGGCGCCACCGCATCTGCCTGACAGCCGCGATCACCGCCATGCTCGCCACACCCGCTCTCATTCAGGTTCTCTGCCACCACTAG
- a CDS encoding BlaI/MecI/CopY family transcriptional regulator, which yields MEQRGFGDLEAVVMDCVWDYAEPVTVREVFDEISQRRQIAYTTVMSTMDNLYRKRWLQRQRDGKAYVYQASMSREERSARLMKAAFDAGGDTDAVLAFFVEQMNAEQSAQLKAALRKGRR from the coding sequence ATGGAACAGCGAGGATTCGGCGACCTCGAAGCGGTGGTCATGGATTGCGTGTGGGATTACGCCGAGCCTGTCACGGTGCGTGAGGTTTTCGACGAGATCTCTCAACGGCGCCAGATCGCGTACACCACCGTGATGTCGACGATGGACAACCTGTACCGCAAGCGCTGGTTGCAACGTCAGCGCGATGGGAAAGCGTACGTGTATCAGGCGTCCATGAGCCGCGAGGAGCGTTCCGCGCGTTTGATGAAGGCCGCGTTCGACGCCGGCGGGGATACCGATGCGGTGCTGGCGTTCTTTGTCGAGCAGATGAACGCCGAGCAGTCCGCTCAGTTGAAGGCGGCTCTGCGCAAGGGGCGTCGGTGA